A genomic window from Sphingobacterium sp. BN32 includes:
- a CDS encoding Hsp20/alpha crystallin family protein encodes MALIKLPGKSYNTDAVNPFVNNVFDNLFNDSFISDRLVTRVPAVNITESADAFSIEVAAPGLQKSDFKINVDKNIISISVEKQEEKVEDGKVYSKKEFSYSSFSRSFTLPEVVDYANIDAVYENGVLAVKIGKKEEAIVAKRLIEVK; translated from the coding sequence ATGGCATTAATTAAATTACCTGGAAAATCTTACAACACTGATGCAGTGAACCCATTTGTTAACAATGTGTTTGACAATTTATTTAACGATTCATTTATTTCAGATCGTTTAGTGACTCGAGTTCCTGCGGTAAACATTACAGAATCAGCAGACGCGTTCAGCATCGAAGTTGCGGCTCCTGGTTTACAAAAATCAGACTTTAAGATCAATGTTGATAAAAACATTATCTCGATTTCTGTAGAAAAACAAGAAGAGAAAGTAGAAGACGGAAAAGTTTATAGCAAAAAAGAATTTAGCTATTCATCTTTCTCAAGATCCTTCACCTTACCTGAAGTTGTTGACTATGCTAACATTGACGCAGTATATGAAAATGGCGTCTTAGCGGTTAAAATCGGTAAAAAAGAGGAAGCGATCGTAGCAAAGAGACTTATAGAGGTTAAGTAA
- the folB gene encoding dihydroneopterin aldolase, whose translation MAQITQKIALDNVRFFSPIGFYEEEQLLGNEFFVNVSVSFPFKNPDAEDLNNTLNYEDLYRILAEVMSPRRKLLESAAEDILNKLLEGYAYLEQIEVSIKKMNPPFGGDLANSVVSLSFQR comes from the coding sequence ATGGCTCAGATAACACAGAAAATTGCACTCGATAATGTTCGCTTTTTTTCACCTATTGGCTTCTACGAAGAAGAGCAATTATTAGGAAACGAGTTTTTTGTGAATGTATCTGTGAGCTTCCCTTTCAAGAATCCAGATGCGGAAGACTTGAACAATACCCTTAATTACGAAGATCTATATCGAATATTAGCCGAAGTGATGAGTCCGCGCAGGAAATTACTGGAGTCGGCGGCGGAAGATATCCTCAACAAGCTATTAGAAGGCTATGCATATCTGGAGCAAATTGAGGTTAGTATTAAGAAAATGAATCCCCCATTCGGCGGTGATCTGGCGAACTCCGTTGTCTCGCTATCCTTCCAACGTTAA
- a CDS encoding DUF1080 domain-containing protein, with amino-acid sequence MNRFSIILGLLGLAFTTNAQTKFQPQDTEFYEPKIRVVTTKANAAPSDAIILFDGSNLNEWVSEKDKSSTAQWTIKNGVLTVAPKTGGIQTKRKFGDMQLHIEWKSPEVIKGEGQGRGNSGLFLSDGAYEIQILDNDDNKTYVNGQAGSLYKQAPPLVEARKPADGWHTYDLLYTAPKFNKDGHLIKRGQVTLLHNGVVVQYNTELQGTTEYIGLPKLKVHGPGSISLQDHGDLVSFRNIWVREL; translated from the coding sequence ATGAACAGATTCAGCATCATATTAGGCCTATTAGGCTTGGCATTTACCACGAATGCACAAACGAAATTTCAACCGCAGGATACCGAATTCTATGAACCCAAAATTCGTGTGGTAACGACGAAAGCAAACGCTGCCCCTAGCGATGCAATCATATTATTTGATGGCAGCAACTTAAACGAATGGGTCAGTGAAAAAGATAAATCCAGCACAGCTCAATGGACCATCAAAAATGGAGTATTGACGGTTGCTCCCAAGACTGGCGGAATACAAACGAAACGTAAATTCGGCGATATGCAATTGCATATTGAATGGAAAAGCCCCGAGGTCATCAAAGGCGAGGGTCAAGGACGCGGCAACAGTGGATTATTTCTGAGTGACGGCGCCTATGAGATCCAAATCTTGGACAATGACGATAACAAAACCTACGTCAATGGACAGGCGGGCAGTCTATATAAACAAGCGCCTCCCCTGGTCGAAGCACGCAAACCAGCCGACGGATGGCATACCTATGATCTTTTATATACAGCACCTAAGTTCAATAAAGATGGGCATCTAATTAAAAGAGGACAGGTTACATTATTGCACAATGGTGTCGTGGTTCAATATAATACTGAATTACAAGGAACGACAGAGTATATTGGTCTGCCAAAGTTAAAAGTACATGGTCCGGGATCCATATCGCTTCAAGATCATGGCGATTTGGTTAGCTTTAGAAATATCTGGGTGCGAGAATTGTAG
- a CDS encoding carbon-nitrogen hydrolase family protein: MDIKVRNLSKRDYKDLKTSMEEAYHGLVGDAWTKENIVDLIDIFPEGQIAVEVNGKVVACALSIIIDSTKTNIYDKYYSIIDDGKFDKHDYEGDTMYGIEVFVHPDFRSLRLGRRLYDARKELCEEMNLQRIVAGGRIPNYHNYADSMTPRTYIEKVKRKEIYDPTLTFQLSNDFHVKKVLKNYLPEDTESKEVATLLEWNNIYYEPDSRSGSASKRTIRLGLVQWQMRLFKDLQEFYDQVEFFVDTVSDYGTDFIMFPEFFNTPLMSPYNELPERMAMEKLAEHTKEIIEKIQQFAVSYNVNIIAGSMPLMERGKLYNVSYLCHRNGSLDSYKKVHITPNEMRYYGLVGGNEIKVFDTDCGKIGLLICYDVEFPELGRILADQGMQILFVPFMTDTQNGYIRVRSCAQARAIENECYVAIAGSVGNLPRVNNMDIQYSQSAVFTPSDFAFPNNAIKAEATPNTEMVLIADVDLYALKDLNEYGTVKILRDRRKDLYEVKLLKD, translated from the coding sequence ATGGATATTAAAGTAAGGAATTTAAGTAAGAGGGATTACAAGGATTTGAAGACTTCCATGGAGGAAGCCTATCATGGATTAGTAGGAGATGCCTGGACGAAGGAAAATATTGTCGATTTGATCGATATATTTCCGGAGGGGCAAATTGCGGTGGAGGTGAATGGAAAGGTGGTAGCTTGTGCGCTATCCATTATTATCGACTCGACCAAAACCAATATATACGATAAATATTACTCGATAATCGACGACGGAAAGTTCGATAAGCACGATTATGAAGGGGATACCATGTATGGTATCGAGGTCTTTGTGCATCCGGATTTCCGCTCATTGAGATTGGGTAGACGTTTATATGATGCGCGAAAGGAATTATGTGAGGAAATGAACTTGCAGCGTATTGTTGCCGGAGGGCGTATCCCGAATTATCATAATTATGCGGACTCGATGACGCCGCGTACTTATATCGAGAAAGTGAAGCGCAAGGAGATCTACGATCCAACGCTGACGTTTCAGCTTTCCAACGACTTCCACGTGAAGAAGGTTTTAAAGAACTACCTGCCTGAGGATACGGAGTCGAAGGAAGTAGCGACGCTATTGGAGTGGAACAACATCTACTACGAGCCGGACTCGCGTTCGGGTTCTGCCTCGAAGCGGACCATTCGGCTGGGCTTGGTGCAATGGCAGATGCGCTTATTCAAGGATCTACAGGAGTTTTATGATCAGGTAGAGTTCTTCGTGGATACCGTAAGTGATTATGGGACAGACTTTATCATGTTTCCAGAATTCTTCAATACGCCATTGATGAGCCCGTATAATGAGCTGCCGGAGCGTATGGCGATGGAGAAGCTTGCCGAACATACCAAGGAAATTATTGAAAAGATACAGCAATTTGCGGTGTCTTACAACGTCAATATTATTGCCGGTTCGATGCCTTTGATGGAGCGTGGTAAACTATATAACGTATCGTATTTATGCCATCGTAATGGTAGCTTAGACTCTTATAAAAAGGTGCATATTACGCCTAATGAGATGCGGTATTACGGCTTGGTAGGCGGTAATGAGATTAAAGTTTTCGATACAGACTGTGGTAAGATTGGATTGCTGATTTGTTATGATGTGGAATTCCCTGAGTTGGGACGAATTCTGGCAGATCAAGGGATGCAGATTTTGTTTGTGCCTTTTATGACGGATACACAGAACGGTTATATACGTGTCCGCTCTTGTGCGCAGGCGAGAGCGATCGAGAATGAATGTTATGTGGCGATTGCCGGTTCGGTGGGTAACTTGCCGAGAGTGAATAATATGGATATTCAATATTCGCAATCGGCCGTATTTACGCCTTCGGATTTTGCATTCCCGAACAATGCGATCAAAGCTGAGGCAACGCCGAATACTGAAATGGTATTAATTGCCGACGTTGATTTGTATGCCTTGAAGGATCTGAACGAATACGGAACGGTGAAGATCTTACGCGACCGCCGAAAAGATCTTTATGAAGTGAAGCTTCTAAAAGACTAA
- a CDS encoding DUF3467 domain-containing protein: MEDNNLNNPEGQEISIELSEDIAEGVYSNLAIITHSNTEFVIDFVRIMPGVPKAKVKSRIVLTPEHAKRLMTALQDNINRFEGQNGKIDSKDVAFPLNFGGTKGEA; this comes from the coding sequence ATGGAAGACAATAATTTAAACAACCCGGAAGGTCAAGAGATTAGCATCGAGCTAAGCGAAGATATTGCCGAAGGGGTATATTCGAACCTAGCAATCATTACACATTCCAACACGGAATTCGTAATCGATTTTGTGCGCATCATGCCAGGTGTGCCGAAAGCGAAAGTGAAATCTAGAATCGTATTAACTCCAGAGCATGCCAAGCGCCTGATGACTGCGCTACAAGATAACATCAACCGATTTGAAGGTCAAAATGGAAAGATTGACTCGAAAGATGTTGCATTTCCTTTAAATTTTGGCGGAACGAAAGGCGAAGCGTAA
- a CDS encoding M42 family metallopeptidase, producing the protein MAKKEIKEESTATVVTKESLAFFEKYINNPSPTGFEWEGQRMWLDYLKPYVDDTYIDNYGTAVGIINPKATYKVVIEAHADEISWFVNYISKDGLIYVIRNGGSDHQIAPSKRVNIHTDKGIVKAVFGWPAIHTRAGEKEEAPTLKNIFLDCGCTSKEEVEELGIHVGCVVTYEDEFMVLNNRYYVGRALDNRAGGFMIAEVARLLKENKQKLPFGLYIVNSVQEEIGLRGAEMIAQYIKPNVAIVTDVTHDTNTPMINKITQGDLACGKGPVVSYAPAVQINLNRQLIEVANKNNIPIQRQASSRYTGTDTDAFAYSNGGVPSALISLPLRYMHTTVEMVHKDDVDNVIKLIYEVLLSIEKDQDFRTFSK; encoded by the coding sequence ATGGCAAAGAAGGAGATAAAAGAGGAGTCTACAGCTACGGTTGTGACCAAGGAATCATTAGCTTTTTTCGAAAAATATATCAACAACCCATCGCCGACAGGCTTCGAATGGGAAGGACAGCGCATGTGGTTAGATTATTTGAAACCATATGTGGACGACACCTATATTGATAACTACGGCACTGCAGTAGGGATCATCAATCCAAAAGCAACTTATAAGGTAGTCATTGAAGCACATGCCGATGAGATATCCTGGTTTGTAAACTACATCTCGAAGGATGGTTTAATCTATGTCATTCGTAATGGTGGCTCTGATCATCAGATTGCCCCTTCCAAACGCGTGAATATTCACACAGATAAAGGTATTGTGAAGGCGGTATTCGGCTGGCCGGCAATTCATACGCGTGCAGGGGAGAAGGAGGAAGCTCCAACCCTAAAGAATATATTCTTGGACTGTGGATGTACGTCGAAAGAAGAAGTGGAAGAATTAGGCATACATGTGGGTTGCGTGGTGACTTATGAAGACGAGTTTATGGTCTTGAATAACCGATACTATGTAGGGCGTGCATTGGATAACCGTGCCGGTGGTTTTATGATTGCTGAAGTGGCCAGATTGCTAAAAGAAAACAAGCAGAAACTTCCATTTGGTTTGTATATCGTCAATTCTGTACAGGAGGAGATTGGGCTTCGTGGAGCAGAGATGATTGCGCAATATATTAAACCGAACGTGGCTATCGTCACAGACGTAACGCATGATACAAACACACCGATGATCAATAAAATTACACAGGGCGACCTTGCCTGCGGTAAGGGTCCGGTGGTATCTTATGCTCCTGCGGTACAGATCAATTTAAATAGACAATTGATCGAGGTGGCAAACAAAAACAATATTCCGATCCAACGTCAGGCTTCTTCCAGATATACCGGAACGGATACTGATGCCTTTGCTTATTCAAATGGTGGGGTACCATCTGCATTGATTTCCTTACCTTTGCGCTATATGCACACAACGGTGGAGATGGTTCATAAAGACGACGTGGATAACGTGATCAAATTGATTTATGAAGTACTACTTTCCATCGAGAAAGATCAGGACTTTAGAACATTTAGTAAATAA
- the lgt gene encoding prolipoprotein diacylglyceryl transferase → MQDLLSYIIWDPKPEIFKIGSFGLRYYSVCWLLAFAASYYFMLKVFKKENKSQDLLDKLTIYIFVGTLVGARLGHCLFYDFEYYKDHILEIFIPFQKDPAGNWHMTGFTGLASHGGALGILTAMWLFCRNTKTDFMWLADRLVLVVPIAGAFIRLGNFFNSEMIGNPTELPWAIVFSNIDNIPRHPAQMYEAIAYTLIFILLWNMYKRNHKPIPGKLFGLFLILLFGARFIIEYVKIDQVEFEAGMLLNMGQILSIPFILVGIFLLLRKPKETKRV, encoded by the coding sequence ATGCAGGATTTATTAAGCTATATTATTTGGGATCCTAAGCCTGAAATCTTTAAAATTGGCTCTTTCGGCCTTCGTTACTATTCCGTTTGCTGGTTATTGGCATTTGCCGCTTCATATTACTTTATGTTAAAAGTTTTTAAGAAGGAGAACAAATCTCAAGACCTTTTAGATAAGCTTACGATTTATATTTTCGTCGGAACCTTAGTGGGTGCTCGTTTAGGGCATTGCTTATTTTACGATTTCGAGTACTACAAGGATCATATCCTAGAAATTTTCATTCCGTTCCAAAAAGATCCTGCAGGAAACTGGCATATGACTGGCTTTACAGGACTTGCGAGTCATGGGGGTGCTTTAGGTATCCTAACGGCGATGTGGCTGTTCTGTCGCAATACCAAAACCGACTTCATGTGGCTTGCCGACCGTTTGGTATTGGTCGTACCGATTGCGGGGGCATTCATCCGCTTAGGGAACTTCTTCAATTCGGAAATGATAGGTAACCCGACCGAGTTACCTTGGGCTATCGTGTTCAGTAATATCGATAACATCCCTAGACACCCGGCGCAGATGTATGAAGCCATCGCCTATACGCTGATCTTTATTCTCTTATGGAACATGTATAAACGGAACCATAAACCGATTCCGGGCAAACTTTTTGGTCTGTTCTTAATTCTATTATTTGGAGCCCGCTTTATTATCGAGTATGTGAAGATTGATCAGGTGGAATTTGAAGCAGGTATGTTGCTAAATATGGGGCAGATACTAAGCATACCGTTTATTTTGGTTGGAATATTTTTGTTACTTCGAAAACCAAAGGAAACGAAACGCGTTTAA
- a CDS encoding multidrug effflux MFS transporter translates to MQKLRNNRKVTLLILGLLSAIGPFSIDMYLPAFENIADDFNSPLEKVQLSLTSFFIGIAFGQIIYGPLLDKFGRKKPLLVGLGIYVVASILCVFTRDINHLIFLRFLQALGSCGGMVGARAMVTDYYNSREAARVFSLLMLVIGISPILAPSAGAMLLNYLDWHYIFLLLAIMASLIFLGTMFLLPETYAGNKDLSLAPKSILQTFWKVLSNKVFITYCLIGSIASSGTYAYLAGSSFVMQKYFGLDKSQYGLAFAFVASAMVLATQLNRWLLKKRTSADISKYANIWQAAIGVCMIIALGTGFLSFPVLLGLIFFFLFGYGFIFPNTSAIALSPMRHLAGSASALLGCIQMAIGAFSSGMVSLLHNETPWPMLSVMCAGAVISLVLHLIARRTVKVDL, encoded by the coding sequence ATGCAAAAACTGAGAAACAATAGAAAGGTCACACTGCTCATTTTGGGGCTATTGTCGGCAATCGGACCGTTTTCGATCGACATGTATTTACCGGCATTTGAAAACATTGCTGATGACTTTAACAGTCCCTTAGAAAAAGTTCAACTGTCCTTAACCAGCTTTTTTATCGGCATTGCTTTCGGTCAGATAATCTATGGTCCCCTATTGGATAAATTCGGCAGGAAGAAACCCTTACTGGTCGGTTTAGGAATTTACGTGGTCGCGTCTATCTTATGCGTATTTACTCGCGACATCAATCACCTGATCTTTCTACGCTTTTTGCAGGCGCTAGGGAGCTGCGGAGGGATGGTTGGTGCCCGAGCTATGGTGACGGATTATTACAACAGCAGAGAGGCTGCGAGGGTATTCAGTTTGTTGATGCTCGTAATCGGTATCTCCCCTATCCTCGCGCCTAGTGCCGGAGCGATGTTATTGAATTACCTAGACTGGCATTATATTTTTCTTCTGCTTGCCATCATGGCATCTTTGATTTTCTTGGGTACTATGTTTTTGCTTCCCGAAACCTATGCGGGGAATAAGGATTTATCGCTTGCGCCCAAGTCTATATTGCAAACCTTTTGGAAAGTATTGAGCAATAAAGTCTTTATTACTTATTGCCTGATCGGCTCTATTGCATCGTCAGGTACCTATGCTTACCTCGCGGGATCTTCCTTCGTGATGCAGAAATATTTCGGATTGGACAAAAGTCAGTACGGGCTTGCATTTGCCTTCGTCGCCTCGGCGATGGTCTTGGCAACGCAGCTGAACAGATGGTTACTGAAGAAACGTACGAGCGCAGACATTAGTAAATATGCAAATATTTGGCAGGCTGCTATCGGGGTTTGTATGATTATCGCTTTGGGTACCGGGTTTCTGAGCTTTCCCGTATTGCTGGGATTAATCTTTTTCTTCCTTTTTGGTTATGGTTTTATCTTTCCAAATACCTCCGCCATCGCCTTATCGCCCATGCGACATTTAGCTGGTAGTGCTTCCGCACTATTAGGCTGTATTCAAATGGCAATTGGAGCATTCTCGTCGGGGATGGTGAGTCTATTGCATAATGAAACACCTTGGCCAATGCTGTCGGTCATGTGCGCAGGTGCTGTGATTTCTTTGGTACTGCACTTGATCGCTAGAAGGACGGTAAAAGTAGATTTATAA
- the aroQ gene encoding type II 3-dehydroquinate dehydratase, whose protein sequence is MKKILILNGPNLNLLGVREKGIYGDQSFESYFETLKDRYADKVELSYFQSNTEGFIIDKLHEVGFSYDGIVLNAGAYTHTSLAIADAIAAINTPVVEVHISNVHQRESFRHHSYLSKNCKGVILGFGLDSYRLGIESLM, encoded by the coding sequence ATGAAGAAAATACTGATACTAAACGGACCGAATCTGAATCTATTGGGCGTTCGCGAAAAAGGGATCTATGGAGATCAATCTTTTGAGTCCTATTTCGAAACCTTGAAAGATAGATATGCCGACAAGGTAGAATTAAGCTACTTTCAAAGCAATACCGAAGGGTTTATCATCGATAAACTACATGAGGTAGGATTCAGCTATGATGGTATTGTTTTGAATGCCGGTGCTTATACGCATACGTCGCTGGCGATTGCTGACGCTATCGCTGCTATCAATACCCCGGTGGTAGAAGTCCATATTTCCAATGTACACCAGCGAGAATCGTTTAGACATCATTCATACCTATCGAAAAATTGTAAGGGGGTTATTTTAGGCTTCGGTCTCGATAGCTATCGATTAGGAATAGAAAGTTTAATGTAA
- a CDS encoding gliding motility protein RemB, with protein MKHIINGALATVLLIGTADSLQAQIRNQPFSHQQYQKLNEELYSPYTRYHTSSKPVLFKGALLDKLDSIETANQTLSDNWFMRKIFNEHLIEVEKEDHTFYLDVLPDFQIGSELIAADKRTTWLNTRGIQAGLTIKDKFTFYGNFFENQGVFPEYIDDYVDRSMVVPGQAQSKRHTEQKKDWMYATANLTYDFSDYFQATLAYDKNFIGDGYRSVLLSDFSSNYAHLKFTGKIGNVQYTSIWAYMLDPTNPRVDSLNSGGRYGDGIKWGAFQYLDYNVTNRLSVGFFQSVIWANRNEAGHRGFDFNYVSPVIFLRPVENSNRSSPDKMFLGLNAKYKVLDNATVYGQFLLGEFTAKEFFANNGYVHNKWGAQLGAKAFNIFGVKNLNILGEYNMVRPYTYQHYVSISNYSNRGEPLAHPRGANFRELLGIANYSWNRFDFSVQGLYSRYGTDEATPAGIINWGGDIFQSYSSAPNNYGNKIGQGVQNDLYYADFKAAYVLNPKYNLRLELGYTQRYNKIENQATQKSGVINVGLRSSFRNFYGDM; from the coding sequence ATGAAGCATATCATCAATGGTGCTTTAGCTACGGTTTTACTTATCGGAACCGCAGACTCTTTGCAAGCACAGATTAGAAATCAGCCTTTTTCGCATCAACAATATCAAAAGTTGAATGAGGAATTATATTCCCCGTACACCCGTTACCATACTTCTTCAAAGCCCGTTCTATTTAAAGGCGCCTTATTGGATAAACTTGATTCCATTGAAACAGCTAATCAGACCCTGTCTGATAACTGGTTTATGCGAAAAATATTCAATGAGCATCTGATTGAAGTTGAAAAAGAAGACCATACTTTTTATTTGGATGTACTACCTGATTTTCAAATCGGTTCAGAGTTAATCGCAGCCGACAAGCGAACAACATGGCTAAATACCCGTGGTATTCAAGCCGGATTGACAATCAAAGATAAATTTACTTTCTATGGTAATTTCTTCGAGAATCAAGGGGTATTTCCAGAGTATATCGATGATTATGTGGATCGCAGCATGGTTGTGCCAGGTCAGGCGCAGTCCAAGCGACATACGGAACAAAAGAAAGATTGGATGTATGCGACAGCTAATTTAACCTACGACTTCAGCGATTATTTCCAGGCGACCTTAGCCTACGATAAGAACTTTATCGGTGATGGATACCGTTCTGTATTATTATCGGATTTCTCATCGAACTATGCGCATTTAAAATTTACGGGTAAAATTGGTAATGTACAATATACCTCCATTTGGGCGTATATGCTCGACCCAACGAATCCTCGCGTAGATTCATTAAACTCGGGAGGTCGTTATGGTGACGGCATCAAGTGGGGAGCATTCCAGTACTTAGATTATAACGTTACGAACCGCTTGTCGGTCGGCTTCTTCCAATCCGTTATTTGGGCAAATAGAAATGAAGCGGGACATCGGGGTTTTGATTTTAACTATGTTAGCCCGGTTATCTTCCTGCGTCCGGTTGAAAATTCCAACCGCTCTTCGCCAGATAAGATGTTCTTGGGCTTGAACGCTAAATACAAAGTTTTGGATAACGCCACAGTTTACGGCCAATTCTTGCTAGGTGAATTTACAGCAAAGGAATTTTTCGCAAACAACGGCTATGTGCATAATAAATGGGGTGCGCAGTTAGGTGCCAAAGCATTTAACATCTTCGGCGTAAAGAACTTGAATATCTTAGGAGAGTATAATATGGTTCGTCCATATACCTACCAGCATTATGTTTCCATTTCAAACTACAGCAACAGAGGAGAGCCTCTGGCACACCCTCGTGGCGCAAACTTCCGCGAACTATTAGGTATTGCTAATTACTCATGGAATAGATTTGATTTCTCCGTGCAGGGATTATACAGCCGCTATGGAACCGATGAGGCAACTCCAGCAGGAATCATCAACTGGGGTGGTGATATCTTCCAATCTTATAGTAGCGCACCAAATAATTATGGCAATAAAATCGGACAGGGCGTACAGAATGACTTATACTATGCAGATTTCAAAGCTGCCTATGTCTTGAACCCTAAGTATAACCTGCGTTTAGAACTTGGATATACGCAACGATACAATAAAATTGAGAACCAGGCTACTCAGAAATCTGGAGTGATCAACGTTGGATTACGTTCTAGTTTCCGTAATTTCTATGGTGATATGTAA
- a CDS encoding glycoside hydrolase family 125 protein, with protein MKRRAFIQNSALLGAGVLASKFSFAGTNPSFPVVRTAESKRHFNSKVIEGMIKEFQKNVADKELGWLFNNCLPNTLDTTIYLENKPNRRLTYVITGDIDAMWLRDSSAQVWPYLPFMKKDKNLQDLVLGLINKQSECILIDPYANAFYNDPTKKGEWFSDHTDMKPGLHERKWEIDSLCYPIRLAYHYWKTTNDTTPFDDTWVKAQELIYKTFVEQQRKENLGPYKFERTTARGTDTLQVDGYGYPVNPVGLIVSSFRPSDDCSIFPFLIPSNLFAVVSLRQSAEIMRKVKNKADIASKYEALANEVEAGVKQYGIVDHPTHGRVYAFEVDGFGSYLMMDDANVPSLLALPYLGAVDVNDEVYQRTRAFILSEKNPFFFKGTAGEGIGGPHIGRDMIWPMSIIMRAFTSKDDAEIKKCVQMLKNTHGGTGFMHESFHKDDPKKFTRHWFAWTNTLFGELMWKLYKEKPHLLKA; from the coding sequence ATGAAACGAAGAGCATTTATTCAGAACTCTGCTTTGTTAGGTGCCGGCGTTCTCGCCAGCAAGTTTTCCTTTGCGGGAACAAATCCTAGCTTTCCGGTGGTTCGAACAGCGGAATCAAAACGCCACTTCAATAGCAAAGTAATTGAAGGGATGATCAAAGAATTCCAGAAAAATGTAGCGGATAAAGAATTAGGCTGGTTGTTTAACAATTGCTTACCGAATACGTTGGATACAACCATTTACCTGGAAAACAAACCCAACCGTCGGCTAACCTATGTAATCACAGGAGATATCGATGCGATGTGGCTCCGAGATAGTAGCGCGCAGGTATGGCCCTACTTGCCTTTTATGAAGAAAGACAAGAATCTGCAGGATCTGGTTTTAGGTTTGATCAATAAACAATCTGAATGTATTCTAATCGATCCGTATGCCAATGCGTTCTACAACGATCCAACTAAAAAAGGCGAATGGTTCTCGGATCATACGGATATGAAACCGGGTCTTCATGAGCGTAAATGGGAGATCGACTCGCTATGTTATCCGATTCGCTTGGCTTATCATTATTGGAAAACGACGAATGACACAACGCCTTTTGATGATACCTGGGTAAAGGCGCAAGAATTGATCTACAAAACATTTGTGGAACAACAGCGTAAAGAAAACCTCGGCCCTTATAAATTTGAAAGAACTACAGCACGTGGAACAGATACACTTCAAGTTGACGGCTATGGATATCCGGTAAATCCTGTTGGATTGATCGTATCGAGCTTTCGTCCGTCGGATGATTGTAGTATCTTCCCTTTCTTGATTCCTTCGAACCTCTTTGCTGTGGTAAGCTTACGCCAGTCTGCGGAGATCATGAGAAAAGTGAAGAACAAGGCGGATATTGCATCAAAATATGAAGCCTTAGCGAACGAAGTTGAAGCCGGAGTTAAACAATATGGTATTGTCGACCACCCGACACATGGGCGTGTTTATGCGTTCGAAGTTGATGGTTTTGGCAGTTATTTAATGATGGACGATGCGAACGTGCCTAGCTTGCTCGCTCTTCCCTACTTGGGTGCTGTTGATGTAAATGACGAAGTATATCAACGCACGCGTGCGTTCATTTTATCCGAGAAAAACCCATTCTTTTTCAAGGGAACAGCAGGCGAAGGTATCGGCGGACCGCATATCGGACGCGACATGATATGGCCTATGTCTATCATTATGCGTGCATTTACATCAAAGGATGATGCAGAGATCAAAAAATGCGTTCAAATGCTGAAAAATACACATGGTGGCACAGGGTTTATGCACGAGTCTTTTCATAAGGACGATCCTAAGAAATTTACACGTCATTGGTTTGCCTGGACGAACACCTTATTCGGTGAGCTGATGTGGAAATTATACAAGGAAAAACCGCATCTTTTGAAAGCCTAA